In Juglans regia cultivar Chandler chromosome 13, Walnut 2.0, whole genome shotgun sequence, the DNA window GAGTTTCGTGTTTGGAAATTGCAGAGAGTTTATTTTTGGGTTCTttgaatatgatttattatgCACTTTAGGCACTGGGGCTAAGCTGCTAAATCTTTGTGCATCAAAGAGATTTCGAATGCGTAACATCCACTACGCTATAAATACCCTTACTTTGTTCTGGGTTTTGTCCTCTGTTTTCATTCTTTTAGGACAAAACAAGATGATACTTCGCGATGAGAGGCTGAAGAAGatacatatttaatatttgaataatactacatacagttgtGGAGTGCGTAAATgccgtgcagtcactttaaaaaagagtggagtccattattaaaaaactaatttctttttatgtaagttttatatttattcaattttttcaaaacgactgtacgatacttgcacactcacgactgcaagtatcattctTCTTAATATTTGGAGGATGAAAGCTAGCGGATTTATATTTCTCAGGATGTCATCAATTGATCAGCGAATATAACATTCACTTTCTTAAGTGTTTGACAGACAAAATGAATTTAGAACCCAGagcaatatattttcttattaatatatgaacTTTAGTCCATTCTGTACTACTGAAAAGGAGACCTCTTTGGCTTAAGTTACAATGCATAGACagttattttcattttggattCACAATGCCCAGTAAAGCTGCAAATGAAATAGTTCTGTCCCTTCACAAGCGTGACCCGATCGCTCCCACTCTGAAATATTGTATCTCCTTCggataccatgcatgcatcataaCCTTGTTTGTCCACAACCACCACATTGTGCCTTTCTGGGTTGTAGTTGAACACTGTAATTAGTATAGATACAAGGAGAAAATAGTTAgtaaggctacgtttggatagagagatgatCTCAAATGacatgtgaataatagtaaaaaaatgatgaaaaattaataataaaatattaaataatagtgaaaagtaaGTGAAGACTAACGAtggaattttaaataatagtatcCAAACACAGCTTAGAGCACTAGTATTAGACTTATCAAATGAGTCtaactttcaaaatttaatgattttaactttaaaatcttGATATTGGATTTATTATATGCTCAAATATCAAGTTTTTATCTATagtatattttcctttatcttcaaatttgaagacttcCCATTCATTGGTTATCGgcattattttaagattaatggCAGGATCCTGCCTTGTTTGGTTCATTTGGTACATATTTTCTCCAAAATAAACTGTACAGTTAGAAGCAGATAGGTTCGTAAATTCTTTTGAATTTGGGTCAAGTGGCAGTTATGTTTTCTCTTTATCGTTCATCCACTTGCGGGATGTcaagatgaatatattttttggaagatggaaaTCCGAACTtagatatgaaagaaaaaattaacaaaatatgaaaaaaaaaaaaaattattaaaaaaataatattatattattattttaatgaatcgaataaatattaatctgaaattataaataaaaaaattttaaatttataaaaaatatatattttaaataaatttaacgaaATCAATCCTAATTAATCTGAAACTGGTAGGCACAGCAAAGTAGAGGAGTTTCCTACAGGTCATTATTACCTAGTACATCACCAGAATTGAAGGTCTTTCCCTCCGGCCAACCATCAACATTGAAATTCCAACCGGAAGCATCTCCAACAGTAAAGGT includes these proteins:
- the LOC108996220 gene encoding basic blue protein-like; the protein is MDMGRDAAAVVATVLLLVLLLNSENAWAATFTVGDASGWNFNVDGWPEGKTFNSGDVLVFNYNPERHNVVVVDKQGYDACMVSEGDTIFQSGSDRVTLVKGQNYFICSFTGHCESKMKITVYAL